One window from the genome of Nicotiana tomentosiformis chromosome 5, ASM39032v3, whole genome shotgun sequence encodes:
- the LOC138892840 gene encoding uncharacterized protein, with amino-acid sequence MAVSTVLVREDKGKQSPIYYVSKSLLDAETRYPHLKKLALALIMASRKLRPYFQYHPISVVTAYPLRNILHKQELSGRLAKWAIELSEYDIMYQPRTEIKSQVLADFVADFSPGIVPGAEKELQVFSESNPGTWILFTDGSSNVKGEGLGIVLNPPSGEIIMQAIKCHPITNNEAEYEARGADAAIFEKGMRINQTIPIVEIVQIPREENAEADTLANLAFVAAVTNEENSTVIHSFHSALDQDKQEVNFNNLTWDWRNEFVNFLQHGILPEDKIKAQSLRRKAVRYCLVRGNLYRKMFGGPLARCLGPSQTEYVIREVHEGYCGNHAGERSLVRTLIRVGYYWLKMEEDAENFVAKCDKCL; translated from the exons ATGGCAGTAAGTACAGTATTAGTACGTGAAGACAAAGGTAAACAATCTccaatctattatgttagtaaatctttaTTGGATGCTGAAACTCGATATCCTCACTTAAAAAAACTTGCTTTAGCACTAATTATGGCATCTAGAAAGTTGAGGCCTTATTTTCAATATCACCCTATCTCTGTAGTGACCGCTTACCCCTTAAGGAATATATTGCATAAGCAAGAACTATCAGGTAGGTTAGCCAAATGGGCTATAGAACTCAGTGAATATGATATCATGTACCAACCTAGAACTGAGATAAAATCACAAGTTTTAGCGGATTTTGTGGCAGACTTCAGCCCGGGGATAGTTCCTGGAGCAGAAAAGGAACTGCAGGTATTCTCCGAATCTAATCCGGGTACTTGGATCCTATTTACTGATGGCTCCTCGAAtgttaaaggagagggtttaggCATTGTTCTAAACCCACCTTCAGGAGAAATCATAATGCAAGCAATAAAGTGCCATCCCATTACTAATAATGAAGCAGAATACGAAGCT AGAGGCGCGGATGCAGCAATATTTGAAAAAGGCATGAGAATTAATCAGACAATTCCAATCGTAGAAATCGTGCAAATACCCAGGGAGGAAAATGCGGAAGCAGACACGTTAGCTAATCTCGCATTTGTTGCAGCAGTAACGAATGAAGAAAATTCTACCGTAATACATTCGTTTCATTCGGCACTTGATCAAGATAAACAAGAGGTGaatttcaataatttaacttgggattggaggaacgaaTTCGTTAATTTTCTGCAGCATGGGATTTTACCTGAAGACAAGATAAAGGCTCAATCACTTCGACGAAAAGCTGTGCGTTATTGTTTGGTTCGTGGCAACTTGTATCGAAAGATGTTCGGAGGGCCTCTAGCAAGATGTCTCGGACCTTCTCAAACAGAATATGTGATAAGAGAGGTACATGAAGGATACTGTGGAAATCATGCAGGAGAAAGATCTTTGGTAAGAACTTTAATTAGAGTAGGATATTATTGGCTAAAAATGGAAGAAGATGCGGAAAATTTTGTGGCCAAATGTGACAAATGCCTATGA